The DNA region TTATTTTCTCCAAGCAGTTGGTCTGTGTGTGCCACCTTTCACATGAAGGCCAAATGCAGTAGGATGTAAAGCCATCCTAGTGCTGCCTTTGTGATAAATGGACAAAAAGTTGCCTTGTTGCTATGCAGAAAAACACATAACTATGCTGACCGTGGACTGCAGGATGTTAACTATAATGTTGCTTTACTGTAGTTATGGTAAAGAAATTTGAAACTCCGTATCGTAAAGCAAATAGAGGGCCAGTTCTGTTGTGCCATTTGAGTGTTTCCAAAACGTTCATGCATACATCACTCAAAAGGAGATGAGATTGCTTGAAGCTAGGTCAGTCAAGATGTACATCTGGGCAGTGGGTCCTTCTCTTGGACTGTTAGTGCCAACATGGACCTGTCAGGAACCCTACAGGATGTGCTGACATGAGCCAAATGCCCCAAACCACATCCCTCTCTACATATTGGTCCCATCCTGCCTTCATGATGTTATCATTTTCCAGGACATGCTTCTTGTGTCTGTATCTTGTGATTCCCTTTTGTATTCCCCTGGTCTCtgcaaatctttttttctttcgcTCAGATGCCCCTTTTCTGTCCTTGCAGCAGTATTTACTATGCCACGACTTTGGGATATGGGGACAGATCATGATGCCACGGCGGGAATTCCAGAGCTCTTGATATAACAAGCCATAGTAACCTGTACTTCCTGAGCTCAAGGAGCTTCTGTATAGGCCCTGATATACCTAAGAAAATATTGCACACAACGTTAAGCTAGGTGGATCGCAGGTATTAGTCTCTCAAATTCTCCATTCTGTACCATCTTCCCATTTAGGGCAAAATGGGCATTGTTGAGTCCTATAAAAGTGATCCTTAGCGAGCCACATTTTTCTCAATAAAGAAACGGGTCAATTGGGCTGTTCTCGGAGTGTATCCATTGCTCCCTGCTTTTCAAGGCTTTCATAACAACTGTTGAGGTGTGTCTTATGGCTAATAACCTCTTTCACCTGTAGAAATTCAGTAATAGTCCCACCCGCAATGCTGATTGGGTCCTTGGTGAGAAAGGAAATTCCCATTGGATGGCAGCAGCTTGTCAGTCATACTTTTGTCTTTCTCAGAACAGTATTAATACCAGGTGCTCTGAGACAGGCTTTTATATCCTTGTGTGGTTGAGCTCTTGCTTCAATAGTGGTTGTGTAGAGTATCTTTCTGTGAGTATTTTACACCTTAGAGGTAGGGAAATGGAGTCCCAGGTGTGTCAGAACTTCCATGCTGACTGTGAGGCTGCTGTGAACCGCATGGTGAATATGGAGCTGTATGCCAGCTATGTCTACCTATCTATGGTGAGTAGCTTTGTCTTAAAATCATATAAAATTTTGTCTTGAATAGGGCTCTAATCTTGTAGCCGTAATTCATTGGAGAAGTGTGTTTCCTAATGTGCTGGTGGTTTTCAAAAGAGGGTATCTTTCTCAATGTGGTTCCTTCAAACTTAATGGCAATTGAAATGTCAAGGTTACTAACTTCTGATTGCCAAAGGGAGCAAAACATAGCAAGGTATTTATCTTATTGCAAGCAACCTTACTCTTTCATGAGTGGTGAGGGCTCTAATTGTCCCTCTTCTAGAATTCTGGGCAGCTACTTCCTTTTTCTCCATCAAGTTTTGGATAACTCTAGAATGCTGAAATCAACAGTAAAGACACTTTGGTGGAAGTAGTGGAAAAATGAAAGAGGAGGTGGAATGGGACAAATCCATTGATGCTGTAAACCATCTCAATAACAAACAGACATTTTTGTTGTCACCTGAGCATGTTGCAGAATTTTTCACTCAGAGTGAAGTGCTGTATGAGAAGTGTATCATGTGCAGGTGTTACACCCATCTTTCATGTAGCATAACTGTTAAAATTCAAAGGCCTAACCTCTTTCTATAGGTTGTGGGGGTGATTGATTGCTATTACAGACTGATTTGGAATCCTGTAACTGTTTCTGGGGCAGAAGGTGGTGATATAGGGATGCAGACAAGATTCCTCCCCTTTATAACTACTCACAAGGAGTTGAGATACTGCAAGGAAAATATCCTCTGCATTACTTTCTCCCTAGTCCTACTACTTTGACCGTGATGATGTAGCCCTGAGGCACATGGCCCAGTTCCTGAAGGAGCAGTCCCATGAGGAGAGGGAGCATGCAGAGAAGTTCCTGACCTACCAGAACAAGCGAGGGGGACAAGTTATCTTTCAGGATATCAAGGTGAATAAATATTTCAGTGAGTACCCAGAAAGCAGCTGATCTCTTAAACTCTAGAGGTGGGGGTTATTCTGCATGTTACTAGTGGCAAATGGATTTGTAGTCTATTTGCTCCTCTACAAGACTACTAACCTTTATTTGTGCAATCATGTTTCTTCAAAAACATCTGAGTGGAGCTGCATTCTAAGGCCTCTTGAGGCTCCCAATCTCCTGCAGTAAAACCTCTTGCAGTGCACACTCTGGTGATGAAGGCAGAGGTAGGGAATGCCGTAACTAGTAcagttagggaggtggtggatcaGGAGTAAGCAGCTCTGGCAGAGCATCCTACAGTAGGCTTAATTGGCCCTGAGTTTGGCTTACTTTCCCCCTACATGACCTGCTAAGTAATGGAGTAACTCATAGAAATAAAAAGGACAACATAGCTTGAGTTTCTTGTAAAAGGAGCCTGCTATCTGTGAGTCAGAAATGAGACCGGTGGGATGTCTTGTCTTCTATGGCTGGTTGCCTTGACAGAAACCAGAGCGGGATGAGTGGGGAAACAGCCTGGAGGCCCTGCAATGTGCCCTGCAGCTGGAGAAGACTGTGAACCAGGCGCTACTGGACCTGCACAAGCTGGCTACTGAGAAGAGTGACCCCCATGTGAGTACTAGGTTAATTGTAAATTAAGAGAGCATCAGAGCAGATTCTTTGTACAGTGGGCATCTGCTCCCTGGTTGGTGTCATTCAGTGTTGCCACAATAGAAATAAAGCACAAGAAAATGCAGGTGTATGACTCAGAGGAGACAGATTTGAACTACcggctcttctctctccctcttaccTTACCTGGATGTTTGGGTGGGAAAGGCTTGTGCAGTCTCATGCCATGTGCATGAGACAACTTTACAGTATCTTTCCTGCCTTGCAGTACTGATGGGAATTTCTTTactaatcatagaactggaaggtaccttgagaggtcatctcgtccagtcccatgcactcaaggcaggactaagtatctagaccatccttgacaggtttGTCCAACCTGATCTTAAtcgccaatgatggagattccacaacctccctagggccatttattccagtgcttaaccaccctgagcattaggaagtttttcctaatgttcatcctaaacctcccttgctgcaatttaagcccatcgcttcttgtcctatcctcagaggttaagaattcttctccctcctccttgtaacagcagttttcaagtacataaaactgTTGTCCCCTCTTGGtggtctcttctccagactggaaaaaactgggtttgtttaactTTCCCTCAGAGGTCaaattttctagacctttaatcatttttgttgctctcctctggattttctccaacttgtccacttcctgaaatgtggcagccagaactggacacaatacaccagttgaggcctaataagcgcagagtagagcagaggAATTATtccttgtcttgcttacaatactcttCCATGCTAACTTTTAGTAGCATAAAGCTTGTTAAAACTCTGGTGTGGGTCCCTCATTTTTTGGTGCTTGACCATTGCAGATCAGGTGCAGCTGAGTAAGCTAATTTCACATTCTTCTACCCTCTCCACTATGGTGGGAATAGATTTCTTTTGCCCATACTTTAGCGACCTTCCTCAAAGCTGAAGTTGGCAATGGGGGCTCCATGCTATCTTCCTTTCCAGGCCCCCAGTGGACTATGGAGTCTTGCAATATTGACTTGTTGAGACGAATGTGTTATCTCCATTTTTATAGGGTTGGAACAATCCACCTccacttttgtctttttttttcccctagctcTGTGACTTCCTGGAGTCTGagtacctggaggagcaggtgAAGGCCATCAAGCAGCTGGGAGACCATGTCACCAACCTGAAGCGCCTGGGAGTGCCCCAGAATGGCATGGGAGAGTACCTGTTTGACAAGCACACCCTGGGGGAGAGCAGCTGAATGCAGTGCAGGTTCTTGTGTTTAGAAGGAATATGTATTACCTGAGCTCAAAATAAAGAGGAATACAAGCTGTTTTGTCTGTAACATGGCATTCACTGGCATATATAGGATGCTCTAAATTGTATTGGAACAAAGCAAGGGAGGGCATAAGGTGACAACAATGAGGGACCAAGAAATTCAACTAACATTCTATACAGCAACAGATGTGACCCTGTGAGGCATTTATTCATGCAGTCTTCCTCCACACAGATTTTagccagtgtgtgtgtatatatcttctctTTCAGAAGATCAGGAGGAATCCCTGTGAATGTAGTATTAATTGGATCAGCCAGCAATAGAAATGTAAATCCAGGAGTGGGACTGGCTAtgggtagtggtggcagcagaAAATGGGGTGGAGACTTAATGCTCCTAAGTGGGTTTGAATGATAGCGCTCAGATTACAAATAGCAACATTCATTTGGGAGAGCAGTGTTGAAGGGGAAGAGTTTCCCTAGGAACTAGTACAAAGCAAACTAATTCCAGGAAATGACCTAACATACAGGGTTTGTCCCTTACACTCTTTAAGGTATCATATCaggaaaaaacccaaccccaacgGGGGATGATGGAGGGAAGATTCCACATTCCTTGCAGAGTCTTGTAGCACTTTAGCTAGTGTCCTCAATATAAAACCAGAATTTGGCAGGTCACTCAGTGTTTGAGAGGCCTTGTATCAGGGCTGCATTGGAATAGCACAGCTGGTTATATAACAAGAagggacacctgccccttctgatTTTTAGATGGAACAAACCAACAGCCTCCAGTTTTCTGACCAGGGTAGGCCAGTGGAAACCTATGTTCCCTGCCCTAACTATGCATTAAAAGGGTGTATTCTGGTGTAGGACCACCTCACCTCCTGGGCACCTGTTGCAAAGTGAAGCCACTTGTCAAGTCCACTCCTACCCTAAAAGACAAATGCAGGAAGGGGTGGGTGCTGGCACAATACCTCTAGAAGGCACagcaatggctgaaagttgaagctagacaaactcaaacaggaaataaggtgtacactTTTAATGGTGACCATAATTAATCCTTGAACAACCTAACAAGGGTTGTGGtaggttctccatcactgacaacttctAGAAGATATTGGGTCTTGATTTGAAAAAAAGAGATGCACCAGGAATTTGGGGAAGTTCCTGGGCTTGTCTTCTacagtagatgatcacaatggttccttatAGTCTTGGAATCTGACTCAGTGGAGGGGTGGGCTGAGACTCATTGCCTCCAAAGGAGTTctaaccccttctcccccccagaaGGAAACCTGACAGGCATAGCAGCAAAGGGAGGTGCTGAGCCTCATCAGATAATTGTTCTGGAACCCACAGCAGGATGGGGCCTTATCTTGTTGAAGTCCAGCACTGGCTGGGGCTCATCTTCACTGAGAGACTGTCTCCCTAAGAGAAGGGAGAGACTCTCATCTAACTGCAGCATAGGCTTGTGGTAGTAGGAACTACAATTCTTGCCGTGGggcagtctgtctctctcttgctcctgGGCTCTACCCCCTCACTTTCCTTCCACACTAGGCCATCATCCTTAAATGAACTCCTGGGTTGGATGAGACCTATTTCCACTCATCTAAATGACCCATACTTTCTTCTTGTTAATAAAAGTTTGTTAATTAACAGTAACACATGTGAGGCCTATCTTCTGCTGTGCACTGAGGATCAGATCAGGAGCCTTTCTGAAAGAACAATTTCCTGTGGTTTCTGTAGGTTAAGGGATGGGGTCATTTGCTTTCATGAAATAAAGCAAGTGTTttgtgtgggttgtttttttttttttttttttttttttgcagtgagaATGTTCTACAGGGTATAGCTACAAGAAGTGCCTTCTTGCTCAGTATAACCCTGGGGAAGTCAATAGCTGCATGGATTGTCCTTGGGACCATGCTTTTGGTGGGCATGTAGTAACCCTACTGTAGTTTCATTCTCTCAAACCTGGTTCATTGTTACTACTTTCTTGTTTCCCCACTCAGTGTGCTGTAGTGCAATTATTGCAATAAGTGCAAATAGACTTCTTAGTGGTAGAAGTGAATCCATTTTTTGTAGTTCCATGTACAAGGTTACTAGGGTGGAGTGAAGAAGGGACATGGATTGAAGAAGCTGGAAGATAATCCATAAGTCCCCATTCCACTTAAAATCACTATTGGGTTAATTTAACGAATAAACTTAACTGGGCTGTAAAATTATACTAGCTGTTCATACTCCCTTCACTTATATATAGAATTTCTATCCTATCCCTTACGGACTTTTATAGAATGCTGTCTTCTATTTCTTAAAGTGTTTGATCTCTTGATAATATGATTTATTGCTATTAACCTTTAGATCACACTTTGTGGCTGTTCTGGTTTCATTTACTTTGTTCAGTTAATATTCTGTCTCTTCAAAAGAAATCTTCAAAGTAGAACTTCAATCAAATCCCAGTTGTGTGTGTTGTCTTCCTGGGTTAAATGTATACCCACAGCCAGCACAATGCTGACTATGGTGACAGAAGGTTGTTTAAACTGTTTCAAGAGGATGTGTGTGCACAGTGAAAAATTCTTCTTGGGTCCATGAGTATCTATAAAACATGGGGGTGTAATTTTCAATTGTACATGGCTCATGTTTGATGCCAAAGAGAGTTGTAGATGGCCAGCACCCCGGAATATCAGGCATCTTATGTATTTAAGTTCCCACTCCTGCATTGGTGAATCCTTTTACCCATGTAGAACACCATGGAGGTCCGTGAGGTTGTGTGTGGAGATAGGGGAGCTTGTTGCAAGATTGAGGCCAAAGTAcagatttaggcacccaagtctgaAAGTTGGGTCTCTTTTAACATTTTgtgtataatttttaaatttttattccaTGTCCCATAATACAAAGGAAATGGGCATTTTCCTTGAACTCCCCACTCTTCTTCCCTCCATGGAAATGGAAACTCACTTTTTGGGCTAAGACTAAAGATGGAGACTTTCAGTTCcaaagcacagatttttttttccccccagtgagTTATGATGAAGGCCCCAATCTGCAAACACgtacatatgtgcttaactttactaccaggACTACTTCTATTGCTTTCACTGGCACTGCTTAGGTTAGTAAAGTTCAATGTGGTTGCTGCTCTCGGACCTTACAGAGAACAAGGTGCTAGAGTGCCAAACCTTGCCTAGTGTATGCTAATATCAAACTGTACTGTTCTCTGCTATGCTAAATTATATATATTGTAGCTTTCTGTCTTTTTAGTTCTTCAGGTTACTCACTTCATGAAGCAGATACTTATTtcagaaatggttaaaaaaatacaGCCAATATATGTAAATAATTCCCACTAGCTCCTGCTAGTCTACTATCCTGTGCCTGCCTAACCTCATATTCTACAGAATCAGTAAACCAACAGAAACCAAGACACATTACAAATGGATGGAACCAGGAAAACATTCTCAAAAGGTTTTTGCTCTAGTGATTGACACAGACTGGAGTAAATGCATGTTGTTGCTTGTGCTCAGTTATGGGGATCTGAACTTTCAGATTTGGAAATACCAGGCCCGTTCCTTCCACACTGTCTTTGGGTGCTAGTGCCAGCAAAATCCTGCTATCCCAGATGGGTGGTATCTATTAAAACTATATATAAATGTTTCTGTCATGGCTATTAATATGACACCTTTCTCTCATCTCCTACTTACCTTAAATACTCATATGGTCCATCCCCAATGTCACATCTAACATCACAGCCATATCAGATGTCCCTCTCCTGCAAGTAGTAGGGTAAGATTAAACCCACTTGCTAACTGTCTCCTCCACCATCATCCTAGTTACTAGAGAATTTAAGGAGTCTTGCCAGTACTTATCTCTGCTCTAGTTTTCTGGCATGCTAGCAGCCGACTGTCCCTTTTGTCATCAGGTTGTGGACCGTCCATGACCCCAGGGCATGAGTGTGTAAGGGGCCTTACTGTAGGGAGAGCTAAATTAACAGTGAAGACCCTCCAGAGCTTCCACTGCAACAGGGAAGCAAAGTTTCAGAGAACTAACAACCATGTAGAGGAACTGTATGGATGCCTAGGAAATATCACAAAAAACGCCATGCACGCTCCCACGCTCTACATTTTAGTTATCTCATTGCAGACCACTGTGGGCAGATACATTTATTAGGTGACTTGTAATCATTACCTGCATAATGCATTAAAAAAGAACCAAGAAACCAGAGAGCATTGTGTTTGATACGGTCCTTCTCTCCTCAGCAGTGTCATTGTAACAAGCTAACTATACAGTGGAGTCCTTTTTTCCTCAATGGAAATCCTGTCATAGCCCCACCCACAATGCTGAGTGGCATTGATGAAGAAGGATATTTCCATTGGGTGGCAGTTGCTGCCAGTCACACTCCCACCTTGTTGGGGATGGCGTTAGTACCAGCTGTGCTAGGGTAGAGGCATCTACATTTGTTCTGGGGATGTGTTCTTCATTCAGTAGTGTTAGAACAGGTTCTAAGTTTGTATTTTATACCTATATTTTTTTAGACAGAGATATGGACTCCCAGGTGTGTCAGAACTTTCATTCTGAGTGTGAGGCTGTTGTTAATCACATAGTGAACCTAGAGCTATATGCTAGCTATATCTACTTGTCAGTGGTAAGGCCTTATTTCTTCTAGTATTCTAAAATAGAGAGTACAATGCATTGTAGACATGTGACAAAAAGAAAATTCTTGTAAAGATGTTTGGTTGAGGATAACAAGTTTTGTTAGGGCTAGTACTCTCTGATTAGTAGCTCTTAATGGTGTAAGCATGTAAGTGAATACAGGTGTGCTCTCTTTAGTAAGAACATTGAGGTTGTTGGGTTAGATCTTTCAGGATACAAAACAAACTCAGCTCATTTTCAATCGCTATTTAAGGACACTTTTAGGCTGTTGAGGAGAACTACACTGACTAAAAAACTCCTCTGCTAATGGCTTGTATCAAAGTCATACATCAACAAACACAGTATTACAGTAACTTGTACATCCAGGTCTCTTAATAGAAAGACAAGTACTGTTAACTCCATATGGGACAATTCCTTACATGATGGAATTCTGGGAAATCCATGATTAACTCCAGGGACATGGAAGTTCTGAGGCTCTGATGGCATAAACTCAAGGTTTATGTAATCATACAACCCCAAAGCATATGTAAGAGTTGGGGGAGAAATGAGGGTTGTGTAGGCAGCTGAGTTTTTCCACCCAGCTGTTTACTTCACACGGTCTATAATCTATTTAAATAGAAGTCTGAATTGTATTGTTTAAGTGAATTCTGAAGAGTTTGTTCCTGAAAACTAGGCCTGGATTTATTGGGTGAACGGATGTTTCCTGAGAAAGGAAATCAAATAGTGGGGAGCTGAGGAAATTACAGTGCAGAACGAATCCAATGGCACCATGTGCCCGGTGAACAATTTCTCCAGCAAATGCATAATacacataaataaaaatgtttttataaatgaAATGAGGGTTCCTTGAGTTGGTGCcttttttgcaaaaatatattGGAGTGCATTTTCTCCAATAGATCCATTAGCTCCATTTTCTGGTGTTCTTAGAAAATTGGCCATGGATGTTTCTGTTTCTGCAGCGACCATCAGAAAATCCAGAAAGAGAGCGTACCCTCTGAAGAACTCATCTGTAATATCAAGAACTACAAACACAGCCATGTAACCCCCAGGTTAGTGTGTGTTATAGGTCT from Chelonia mydas isolate rCheMyd1 chromosome 12, rCheMyd1.pri.v2, whole genome shotgun sequence includes:
- the LOC102943826 gene encoding ferritin heavy chain A; the protein is MESQVCQNFHADCEAAVNRMVNMELYASYVYLSMSYYFDRDDVALRHMAQFLKEQSHEEREHAEKFLTYQNKRGGQVIFQDIKKPERDEWGNSLEALQCALQLEKTVNQALLDLHKLATEKSDPHLCDFLESEYLEEQVKAIKQLGDHVTNLKRLGVPQNGMGEYLFDKHTLGESS